The DNA window CATGGCGCCGATGGCCACCGCGGTGATCGGCGGCCTTCTGGTGTCGACCGTGCTGTCGCTGGTGTTCATCCCCTCGTTCTACCTGATGATCAACCGCCTCAACCGCGCCACCGCCTGGCTGTTCGGCAAGCTCGCCTCGCCGAACGAGTCGGATGAGCACGAGATGAGGGACGAGGTTCGGGACGCCCACGACGCGCCGCCAGCACCGGCGCGGCCGCATCTCGTGACGTCATCGGCGCCGCTGGGCCCTAGTCCCAAGCTGCTCGGCCCCGACGGGATGCCGCTCGCCGCCGAGTGAGGATGGGGTGGGAAGGAATAGGAAGCCGCGTTCTTCACGGAAGTGAGGGGCGCGGTTTTCGTTGGGTGAGGAAAATGAGCCACAGCTCAAGACCTACACGCTTATCTCTTCAGGTTTTAGGAAAGTACCGCTCCTATGGAGCCATCCATAAGAACGCGGGCTTCGGCTTGAAGAAAGTCTACGCCAACAACAAAGCGCCCAAAAATTTAATTCAGTGAACGGTTCCGGAGATCACTCGGTGGGGCGCGAGAGTTATGAACGCCTGCTTCCTAAGTAAAACAGGATAGCAGTCAGCAAAAAAATGCTGTACCAGTAAAGATCAGGCCGTACAAGAAATAATTCTCACTTTCTGTTAAATACACAACAGATCCGTGAGTATTTAGAGGATAAATTCTTCCACTATCGGGAGACGCGTTTCTATCGTAGTGAGTATCAAAGTGCCACCAAACAAAAAATGATGTGAACCAGAAACAAAGTGCCAATACACCGGAGAGTAGCCTAAGTGTTTTCATATTGATACCAGTGTTTGTCTGATGTATATTTACCATTAATTTACATAAGTTAATGTTACACCGCCAGTTCCAGAAACCGGAGTACCAGCACCTAGGCCTAAATAAACGTTTCCTCCAGTGACCCCGCTGCCAGTGTATACATCACCACCGCCGACTATGCCTTCACCCGCGGCCCCACCAAGGGCACCAAACGGTCCACGCAAATCGCAAATGGTCGCTCCGTTCGAACCACCGACTTGAATGCCCCCTGATATACCTGCGCCGCCGCCAGGCCCACCTCCACCACCATAATACCACCCAACGTTGCCATTGCTATCAAAGGCAATTCCACCAAAACCCACCCCACCAATCCCGACCGGACCGTAGAGCGGAATGTTGATGCTCCCGGAAATGCCTATATTTACTGTCCACAAGCCGAGCGGATCGAAGTGATTAATCGGGTCTTCCCCGACATATCCATAGAGATTCCTCGCCGGATCTCCCCTTTCTCCAATAGGATCCCGACTGATCCACCTTCCAACTTTCGGATCATACGCGCGATAGGTCGCCAGTCCCAGCCCGCTATCCGGTTCGTTAAGCAGGCCGGCATAGCCGAAGTCGGCCAGCGAAGCGGTCGTTTGCAGCGGCATGCCATAGGGATCGTAGCTATAGGCGGGAGCGCTGGTCGGGCTCGCGAACGCCCGACGCACCGAACCGAGCTGGTCGACGCCGTAGAACAGCGACTCCGGTGAACTGCCGAGCAGCCGCTCGCCCTCGGTGTAGTAGGCTCGCTGCGGCTGGTTGGACGCGTCGCGCGCCTGGCAGGGTTTGTCGCCGCACCAAACGTAGTTGCTGGCAACCGCCGCTCCGCCGCCGGCCGGTGTATGGCTGATGGTTGTACGCCGGCCAAGCCCGTCGTAGGCAAAGGTCGTCGCCTTGCCGGGCGTGGCCGGATAGGCGATGCCGATCAGCCGGTTGTCGGCATCCCAGCTATAGCTGCGCGTTCCGTCCGAGGTCAGGTTGCCGTTGGCGTCGTAGGTGAAGGCCTGCCCGGTGAGGTCGGTGAGCTCATTGACGGCATTGTAGGTCGCCGTCTGCGTGCCGGCCGGCGGATAGGCCGTGGCGGTGTCGCTGGTCTCGGTGATGCCGGTAATCTGG is part of the Pleomorphomonas sp. PLEO genome and encodes:
- a CDS encoding RHS repeat-associated core domain-containing protein, producing MIGIAYPATPGKATTFAYDGLGRRTTISHTPAGGGAAVASNYVWCGDKPCQARDASNQPQRAYYTEGERLLGSSPESLFYGVDQLGSVRRAFASPTSAPAYSYDPYGMPLQTTASLADFGYAGLLNEPDSGLGLATYRAYDPKVGRWISRDPIGERGDPARNLYGYVGEDPINHFDPLGLWTVNIGISGSINIPLYGPVGIGGVGFGGIAFDSNGNVGWYYGGGGGPGGGAGISGGIQVGGSNGATICDLRGPFGALGGAAGEGIVGGGDVYTGSGVTGGNVYLGLGAGTPVSGTGGVTLTYVN